One region of Oxalobacteraceae bacterium OTU3CAMAD1 genomic DNA includes:
- the flgB gene encoding flagellar basal body rod protein FlgB, which translates to MGINFKEAAGVHADALQLRAERTRILATNLANENTPGFQARDMDFAATLANTQAEAAGDIGGDEDAASMYRVPFHPTRDGNTVEIGVEQAAFSQNASDFQTSLTFVTMRLRGLAKAINGQ; encoded by the coding sequence ATGGGCATCAACTTCAAAGAAGCGGCAGGGGTCCACGCTGACGCGCTCCAGCTGCGCGCCGAACGCACCCGCATCCTGGCCACCAACCTGGCCAACGAGAACACGCCGGGCTTTCAGGCGCGCGACATGGATTTCGCCGCCACCCTGGCCAACACCCAGGCCGAGGCGGCCGGCGACATCGGCGGCGACGAGGATGCCGCCTCGATGTACCGCGTGCCCTTCCACCCGACCCGCGACGGCAACACCGTCGAGATCGGCGTCGAGCAGGCCGCGTTTTCGCAGAACGCCTCCGATTTCCAGACCAGCCTGACGTTCGTGACGATGCGTCTGCGCGGTCTCGCCAAGGCCATCAATGGCCAGTGA
- the flgA gene encoding flagellar basal body P-ring formation chaperone FlgA — protein sequence MIEPKFELNVLRGSRPLAACGQAVTVEAVDTRTPGRMKFAASCTAGAGAPGWRYEFVVRAQVSARIAIAANDVPAGKVIADEDVLLERHDISNIADPVSDPQDVVGMSGKRALRSGEVLRMALLASPTLVKRGEAVRIVARNEQVEVSMAGEALDAGARGSLVRVRNASGTIIRAKVTGAGTVQPADMPVTIKP from the coding sequence TTGATAGAGCCTAAATTCGAGTTGAATGTGTTGCGCGGCAGCCGTCCGCTGGCCGCCTGCGGTCAGGCCGTGACGGTCGAGGCGGTCGACACCCGCACGCCGGGCCGCATGAAGTTCGCGGCCTCGTGCACGGCCGGCGCGGGCGCGCCCGGCTGGCGCTACGAGTTCGTGGTGCGGGCGCAGGTGTCGGCGCGCATCGCCATCGCGGCCAATGACGTGCCGGCCGGAAAAGTCATCGCAGATGAAGACGTGTTGCTTGAACGCCATGATATCTCCAACATCGCCGATCCAGTCTCCGATCCGCAGGACGTGGTCGGCATGAGTGGCAAGCGGGCCTTGCGCAGTGGCGAGGTGCTGCGCATGGCGCTGCTGGCCTCGCCGACCCTGGTCAAGCGGGGGGAGGCGGTGCGCATCGTCGCTCGCAACGAGCAGGTGGAGGTGAGCATGGCCGGCGAGGCGCTCGACGCCGGCGCGCGCGGTTCGCTGGTGCGGGTGCGCAACGCCAGCGGCACCATTATCCGCGCGAAGGTGACCGGCGCCGGCACGGTGCAACCGGCCGACATGCCGGTGACGATCAAGCCCTAG
- a CDS encoding DUF3300 domain-containing protein: MGAPTKNMRTVVASTLILSLLALAGCNKPSEPVQPKTADAPPSAQAAPYTPPTADQLSQMVAPIALFPDKLVGQVLAGATYPEQISAANQWLAQNPSLKGDALQSAEAAQPWDVSVKALTTFPSVLNQMAGNIQWTTALGEAYVNDPNDVMNAIQAMRLRAQQAGNLKSSPHLRVSTTVRAAPPPNYIEQSPSEPMVYSGPAVIPAPPQTIVIEPAEPDVVYVPRYDPTIVYGAPVPVYRTYREPAYTGENLVATGVISFGVGVLVGAAISHHHDWGWNAWDVNWGAPRPGYDGGWHRPAVVYNNSTYVSKSVTVVNHVNNVNVVNNNYSNYVNNNYRTSNNVVNHTQNFAIHNAAQPPAVTSSAARSQPNFAPMGAALAAHPAQRPVGPMTVPHFTAHDAVPGARPSFAPPAMHAAVAPHVNSFAPPPPPPHVAPVAPAAPMAQHEHAEPGRERAVPMQERGGADVHMPPAQHADAAVPPVRHAEAAMPPVQHAEGPTRPAQRAEAFMPHGTMANHDVNGLDRSHAHAARQDLLAMHNERPHAAPPAPVKHAAVKHEETSHHHDKHDGQERHG, from the coding sequence ATGGGTGCGCCGACGAAAAACATGAGGACCGTGGTGGCCTCGACTCTGATACTGAGTCTGCTGGCTCTGGCAGGGTGTAACAAGCCTTCCGAACCTGTGCAGCCGAAGACGGCGGACGCGCCGCCCAGCGCCCAAGCCGCTCCCTACACGCCGCCGACGGCGGACCAACTGTCACAGATGGTCGCGCCGATCGCGCTGTTCCCGGACAAGCTGGTCGGCCAGGTGCTGGCCGGCGCCACCTACCCGGAGCAGATTTCGGCCGCCAACCAGTGGCTGGCGCAAAATCCGTCCTTGAAGGGCGACGCGCTGCAGAGCGCCGAAGCCGCCCAGCCATGGGACGTCAGCGTCAAAGCGCTGACCACCTTCCCAAGCGTGCTGAACCAGATGGCGGGCAACATCCAGTGGACCACGGCGCTGGGCGAGGCCTATGTGAACGACCCCAACGATGTGATGAACGCGATCCAGGCCATGCGCTTGCGCGCGCAGCAGGCCGGCAACCTGAAAAGCTCACCGCATCTGCGGGTATCGACCACCGTGCGCGCGGCGCCGCCGCCGAATTACATCGAGCAATCGCCTTCGGAACCGATGGTGTACTCGGGGCCGGCGGTGATACCTGCGCCGCCACAAACCATCGTCATCGAGCCAGCGGAACCCGACGTCGTGTATGTCCCGCGTTATGACCCCACGATCGTCTATGGCGCACCGGTGCCGGTCTACCGGACTTACCGAGAACCGGCCTATACGGGCGAAAACCTGGTCGCCACCGGCGTCATCTCCTTCGGCGTGGGCGTGCTGGTGGGCGCGGCCATCAGCCATCACCACGACTGGGGATGGAACGCGTGGGACGTCAACTGGGGCGCGCCGCGCCCCGGCTACGACGGCGGCTGGCACCGGCCAGCCGTGGTGTACAACAACTCGACCTATGTCTCGAAATCGGTCACGGTCGTCAACCATGTCAATAACGTCAATGTGGTGAACAACAACTACAGCAACTACGTTAACAATAACTACCGAACCAGCAATAACGTCGTCAATCACACCCAGAACTTCGCGATTCACAACGCTGCGCAGCCGCCTGCCGTGACTTCCAGCGCGGCCCGGTCCCAGCCGAATTTTGCACCGATGGGCGCGGCGCTGGCGGCCCATCCGGCACAGCGGCCGGTCGGGCCGATGACCGTGCCGCATTTCACCGCCCACGACGCGGTGCCGGGCGCGCGTCCGTCGTTCGCCCCGCCGGCGATGCACGCTGCGGTGGCGCCCCACGTGAACTCGTTCGCGCCACCGCCGCCGCCGCCGCACGTCGCACCGGTCGCGCCGGCCGCGCCGATGGCGCAGCACGAGCATGCCGAACCCGGGCGTGAAAGGGCGGTGCCGATGCAGGAACGCGGCGGCGCCGATGTGCACATGCCGCCCGCCCAACATGCCGACGCGGCCGTGCCGCCGGTCCGGCACGCCGAGGCGGCCATGCCGCCGGTCCAGCACGCCGAGGGCCCTACACGGCCCGCCCAGCGCGCTGAGGCCTTCATGCCGCACGGGACGATGGCTAACCACGACGTCAACGGTCTTGACCGGTCGCATGCCCATGCCGCGCGCCAGGATCTGCTCGCCATGCACAACGAACGTCCCCATGCGGCCCCGCCGGCGCCGGTCAAGCACGCGGCGGTCAAGCACGAGGAAACCAGCCACCACCACGACAAGCACGACGGGCAGGAACGTCACGGCTAG